A region from the Cryptosporangium arvum DSM 44712 genome encodes:
- the eccD gene encoding type VII secretion integral membrane protein EccD, which yields MSTTSADGLARITLAAPRRRVDLALPEAPPLAELLPTVLRLAGEGLADDGQTHGGWSLRRSDGEPLDPEKPLGTQGIRDGEVLHLVPQRTEWPELDYDDLADAVATGARRQGRAWSPAATRLTGLVFAASLFMFGLVAVLSAGPASAVGVVLLAMAVAFVGIGGLLSRVLSDSVAGAVVSVVGLPYGFVGGAVLAAGSTRMGWLTAEQVLFGSVCLLVVASLGYLAVGDVGFVFVGGFVTGLFGVLGGGLPGTPARGAAAVVVGVALLVVPMLPLVAMRMGRVPLPTLPRSADELMADVSPGPSRRAVYAAVARADDVLTGSLLGVAVVVGVGFLVLTRTRDITAAVLVGVVASAMVLRARLLATIRQRVPLLVAGVVGAGCVTLFVLDESVAPLVFVGVGGVVLAAGVVYSRRPPSPYFGRLAELLDVALVLAVVPLICGVLGLFGYVQSLTV from the coding sequence GTGTCGACGACCAGCGCAGACGGGCTCGCTCGGATCACGCTCGCCGCGCCTCGCCGCCGCGTAGACCTCGCGTTGCCGGAGGCTCCGCCTCTCGCGGAGCTGCTTCCGACCGTCTTACGTCTCGCCGGCGAAGGGCTAGCCGACGACGGGCAGACGCACGGCGGCTGGTCATTGCGGCGGTCGGACGGTGAGCCGTTGGACCCGGAGAAACCACTGGGCACGCAGGGAATTCGCGACGGCGAGGTGCTGCATCTCGTGCCGCAGCGCACCGAGTGGCCCGAGCTGGACTACGACGATCTCGCTGACGCCGTGGCCACCGGCGCGCGCCGGCAGGGGCGGGCGTGGTCTCCGGCGGCGACGCGGCTCACCGGCCTGGTCTTCGCGGCGTCGCTGTTCATGTTCGGGCTGGTCGCTGTGCTCTCCGCGGGTCCGGCGTCCGCGGTAGGTGTCGTGCTGCTGGCGATGGCCGTGGCGTTCGTCGGGATCGGCGGCCTGCTGTCGCGGGTGCTCTCGGATTCGGTCGCCGGTGCGGTCGTGTCGGTCGTTGGCCTGCCCTATGGATTCGTCGGCGGTGCGGTACTCGCGGCGGGATCGACGCGGATGGGCTGGCTCACCGCTGAGCAGGTGCTCTTCGGGTCGGTGTGTCTCCTCGTGGTGGCGTCGCTCGGCTACCTGGCGGTTGGTGACGTGGGGTTCGTCTTCGTTGGCGGTTTCGTGACCGGATTGTTCGGCGTGCTGGGAGGTGGGCTGCCCGGGACGCCGGCCCGAGGAGCGGCAGCGGTGGTGGTCGGGGTGGCGCTGCTCGTCGTTCCGATGTTGCCGCTGGTGGCGATGCGGATGGGCCGGGTGCCGCTGCCGACGTTGCCGCGGTCGGCGGACGAGTTGATGGCGGACGTGTCGCCGGGCCCGAGCCGCCGGGCGGTGTACGCGGCGGTCGCTCGAGCCGACGACGTGCTGACCGGGTCGCTGCTCGGAGTGGCAGTGGTGGTCGGTGTCGGATTCTTGGTGCTGACGCGGACCCGTGACATCACGGCGGCGGTGCTCGTCGGGGTGGTCGCTTCGGCGATGGTGCTGCGGGCGCGGCTGCTGGCGACGATTCGTCAACGGGTGCCGCTGCTGGTGGCGGGGGTTGTCGGGGCGGGGTGCGTCACGCTGTTCGTGCTTGACGAGTCGGTGGCGCCGTTGGTGTTCGTGGGCGTAGGGGGAGTGGTGTTGGCGGCTGGGGTGGTTTACAGCCGACGGCCGCCGTCGCCGTATTTCGGCCGGTTGGCCGAGTTGTTGGATGTGGCCTTGGTACTAGCTGTCGTTCCGCTGATCTGCGGAGTCCTCGGCCTCTTCGGCTACGTCCAGTCCCTCACCGTTTGA
- a CDS encoding SUKH-3 domain-containing protein: METEVVGLAREGGAIVSREEAAELASRWLGVPGDDVELREFDEGWVAFRAVADTAAGVLPDRVGDARVVVDRATGKVTSWPPLPVEEIIARSRSAPSGRFPGDVEALLRKAGWYPGRSLPDADLDRYAERLSALTADEEIKLTITGSARRFLSEFGGLTVGAAHVKPASFQPRPSEPDIDSFLFVGEDLAQAITPIGVIDDDDYPEEIVLSSDGRVFLTNFSGAYLLAESVDWAMVRLIRGRSSLLPLVGEDGQIHYVDRLGNPIDPTTTRAPSNGEGLDVAEEAEDSADQRNDS, encoded by the coding sequence GTGGAGACTGAGGTGGTTGGTCTCGCGAGGGAGGGAGGAGCCATCGTCAGCCGCGAGGAAGCTGCGGAGTTGGCGTCTCGATGGCTCGGGGTGCCTGGGGACGACGTCGAACTACGAGAGTTCGACGAGGGGTGGGTGGCTTTTCGGGCGGTGGCTGATACGGCGGCGGGGGTGTTGCCGGATCGGGTGGGGGACGCGCGGGTGGTGGTGGATCGGGCGACGGGGAAGGTCACCAGCTGGCCGCCGTTGCCGGTGGAGGAGATCATCGCGCGGAGCCGATCGGCGCCTTCGGGGCGTTTTCCAGGGGACGTGGAAGCGCTGTTGCGAAAGGCCGGTTGGTATCCCGGCCGGTCTCTTCCCGACGCCGACCTGGACCGCTACGCCGAGCGCTTGTCCGCCCTTACAGCTGATGAAGAGATCAAGCTGACGATCACCGGCTCCGCCAGGCGATTTCTGTCCGAGTTCGGCGGGCTGACGGTCGGTGCCGCACATGTCAAGCCCGCAAGCTTTCAACCCCGGCCGTCCGAGCCGGACATCGACTCGTTCCTCTTCGTGGGCGAAGATCTTGCGCAGGCGATCACACCGATCGGCGTGATCGACGATGACGATTACCCCGAGGAGATTGTGCTCTCATCGGATGGTCGCGTCTTCTTGACTAACTTCAGCGGAGCGTACCTGTTGGCCGAGTCGGTCGACTGGGCAATGGTCCGACTGATTCGGGGCCGAAGTAGCCTGCTGCCGCTAGTAGGCGAAGACGGGCAGATTCACTACGTAGACCGTCTCGGCAACCCGATCGATCCGACTACTACTCGGGCCCCCTCAAACGGTGAGGGACTGGACGTAGCCGAAGAGGCCGAGGACTCCGCAGATCAGCGGAACGACAGCTAG
- a CDS encoding WXG100 family type VII secretion target: MRANTATMVKSEKDVDDVADRLTFTLTTLMSELTPLQSAWLGQGGASFQQVRDRFDQDMGRLNKSLRSMAEAVGTSGRNYSVSDQEMKSEMDAAGATAGSITAALQL; this comes from the coding sequence ATGCGCGCGAACACCGCCACGATGGTGAAGTCCGAGAAGGATGTCGACGACGTCGCCGACCGGCTCACTTTCACGCTGACCACTCTGATGAGTGAGCTGACGCCGCTGCAGTCAGCGTGGCTCGGTCAGGGTGGCGCGTCATTTCAGCAGGTCCGCGACCGTTTCGACCAGGACATGGGGCGCCTGAACAAGTCACTCCGCTCGATGGCCGAGGCGGTCGGCACGTCCGGTCGCAATTACAGCGTGAGCGACCAGGAGATGAAGTCCGAAATGGATGCCGCCGGCGCCACGGCCGGCTCGATCACTGCTGCGCTGCAGCTCTGA
- a CDS encoding WXG100 family type VII secretion target, with the protein MPYQSDEIAVNFASLMKASEDIQGAINKLSAELDALERGVQPLVATWDGPAKAAYLVRKREWDGASADLTQLLTSIKGAVVRSAEIMSAQEAKNTSLFNPH; encoded by the coding sequence ATGCCGTACCAATCCGACGAGATCGCGGTCAATTTCGCTTCCCTCATGAAGGCCTCGGAAGACATCCAGGGTGCGATCAACAAGCTGAGCGCCGAACTGGACGCGTTGGAGCGGGGCGTCCAGCCACTGGTCGCCACGTGGGATGGGCCGGCGAAAGCCGCGTATCTCGTCCGGAAGCGGGAGTGGGACGGAGCATCCGCCGACCTGACCCAGCTGCTGACGAGCATCAAGGGCGCCGTCGTTCGTTCGGCGGAAATCATGTCAGCACAGGAAGCGAAGAACACCAGTCTCTTCAATCCGCACTGA
- a CDS encoding YbaB/EbfC family nucleoid-associated protein translates to MDTRGLQARADELMEEFHRLRSGVTELQQQLRAIRVVVQSDDRLVTATVGPRGQLVKLELDPRIYRDPNSRKLASTITETIQQGARQVADRTLELCRPFLPQQDLRAQLDGDLDSFFTRLDNEVMSGDAFR, encoded by the coding sequence GTGGACACACGTGGTTTACAGGCGCGGGCCGACGAATTGATGGAAGAGTTTCATCGTCTACGCTCCGGTGTCACCGAGTTGCAGCAGCAGCTGCGGGCGATTCGAGTGGTCGTCCAGTCCGATGATCGTCTGGTTACGGCGACGGTCGGTCCGCGTGGCCAGCTCGTCAAGCTTGAGCTCGACCCGCGGATCTACCGAGATCCGAACTCGCGGAAGCTCGCCTCGACGATCACCGAGACCATCCAGCAGGGCGCTCGCCAGGTTGCCGATCGGACGCTCGAGTTGTGTCGTCCGTTCCTTCCGCAGCAGGATCTGCGGGCGCAGCTCGATGGTGACTTGGACTCGTTCTTCACCCGCCTCGACAACGAGGTGATGAGTGGAGACGCCTTCCGATGA